One genomic segment of Pseudomonas sp. RU47 includes these proteins:
- the prlC gene encoding oligopeptidase A, whose amino-acid sequence MSVNNPLLQSYDLPPFSTIRAEHVLPAIETILADNRAAIAEILKSQVQNPTWAGLVLAMDELNDRLGAAWSPVSHLNAVCNSAELREAYESCLPALSAYSTEMGQNRELFQAYEALANSPQAAGFDVAQKTILEHALRDFRLSGIDLPEAEQKRYAEVQSKLSELGSRFSNQLLDATQAWTKHVTDEAALAGLTDSAKAQMAAAAQAKGLEGWLITLEFPSYYAVMTYAQDRALREEVYAAYCTRASDQGPNAGQNDNGPVMEEILDLRQELAKLLGFASFSELSLATKMAESSDQVLSFLRDLAKRSKPFAAQDLQQLRAYAAEQGCADLQSWDSGFYGEKLREQRYSVAQETLRAYFPIDKVLGGLFAIVQRLYGIEIAEQKGFDTWHPDVRLFEIKENGQHVGRFFFDLYARANKRGGAWMDGARDRRRTVDGVLQSPVANLVCNFTPADSGKPALLTHDEVTTLFHEFGHGLHHLLTRVEHAGVSGINGVAWDAVELPSQFMENWCWEPEGLALISGHYESGEPLPQDLLEKMLAAKNFQSGLMMVRQLEFSLFDFELHATHGDGRSVAQVLEGVRDEVSVMRPPAYNRFPNSFAHIFAGGYAAGYYSYKWAEVLSADAFSKFEEDGVLNADTGRAFREAILARGGSQAPMVLFVDFRGREPSIDALLRHSGLSEDAAA is encoded by the coding sequence GTGAGCGTGAACAACCCTCTGCTGCAGTCCTACGACCTGCCACCGTTCTCCACGATCCGTGCCGAACACGTCCTGCCCGCCATCGAAACGATCCTGGCCGACAACCGCGCCGCCATCGCCGAAATCCTCAAGAGCCAAGTCCAGAACCCGACCTGGGCCGGCCTGGTCCTGGCGATGGACGAACTCAATGATCGCCTCGGCGCTGCCTGGAGCCCGGTCAGCCACCTCAACGCCGTGTGCAACAGCGCCGAACTGCGTGAAGCCTACGAGTCGTGCCTGCCAGCCCTGAGCGCCTACTCCACCGAGATGGGCCAGAACCGCGAACTGTTCCAGGCTTATGAAGCGCTGGCCAACAGCCCGCAAGCCGCCGGCTTCGACGTGGCGCAAAAGACTATTCTGGAACACGCCCTGCGTGACTTCCGTCTGTCGGGTATCGACCTGCCGGAAGCCGAGCAAAAGCGCTATGCCGAAGTGCAGAGCAAACTGTCCGAGCTGGGCAGCCGCTTTTCCAACCAACTGCTCGACGCCACGCAGGCGTGGACCAAGCACGTCACCGATGAAGCCGCCCTCGCCGGCCTGACCGATTCGGCCAAGGCGCAAATGGCAGCAGCGGCGCAAGCCAAAGGCCTCGAAGGCTGGCTGATCACTCTGGAATTCCCGAGCTACTACGCGGTGATGACCTACGCGCAAGACCGCGCGCTGCGTGAAGAAGTCTACGCCGCCTACTGCACCCGCGCCTCGGATCAAGGCCCGAATGCCGGGCAGAACGACAACGGCCCGGTGATGGAAGAGATCCTCGACCTGCGTCAGGAACTGGCCAAGCTGCTGGGTTTCGCCAGTTTCTCCGAGCTGAGCCTGGCCACCAAAATGGCCGAGTCCAGTGATCAGGTGCTGAGCTTCCTGCGCGATCTGGCCAAGCGCAGCAAACCGTTTGCCGCCCAGGACCTGCAACAGCTGCGCGCCTACGCCGCCGAACAGGGCTGCGCCGATCTGCAAAGCTGGGACAGCGGTTTCTACGGTGAAAAACTGCGTGAACAACGCTACAGCGTCGCTCAGGAAACCCTGCGTGCCTATTTCCCGATCGATAAAGTGCTGGGCGGGTTGTTCGCCATCGTCCAGCGACTGTACGGCATCGAGATCGCCGAACAGAAAGGCTTCGATACTTGGCACCCGGATGTGCGCCTGTTCGAGATCAAGGAAAACGGCCAGCACGTCGGCCGCTTCTTCTTCGACCTCTATGCCCGCGCCAACAAGCGAGGCGGTGCGTGGATGGACGGCGCGCGCGACCGTCGTCGTACCGTCGACGGCGTGCTGCAAAGCCCGGTGGCCAATCTGGTGTGCAACTTCACCCCGGCCGACAGCGGCAAGCCTGCGCTGCTGACCCACGATGAAGTGACCACGCTGTTCCACGAATTCGGTCATGGTCTGCATCACTTGCTGACCCGTGTCGAGCATGCCGGTGTTTCCGGCATCAACGGCGTGGCATGGGATGCGGTCGAGTTGCCGAGCCAGTTCATGGAAAACTGGTGCTGGGAGCCGGAAGGCCTCGCGCTGATTTCCGGTCACTACGAAAGCGGCGAGCCGCTGCCGCAGGATCTGCTGGAAAAAATGCTCGCGGCGAAAAACTTCCAGTCCGGCCTGATGATGGTCCGTCAGCTGGAGTTCTCGCTGTTCGACTTCGAGCTGCACGCCACCCACGGTGACGGCCGCAGCGTTGCACAAGTGCTCGAAGGCGTGCGTGACGAGGTGTCGGTGATGCGTCCACCCGCCTACAACCGCTTCCCCAACAGTTTTGCGCACATCTTCGCCGGCGGTTACGCGGCGGGTTACTACAGCTACAAGTGGGCTGAGGTGCTGTCGGCCGATGCCTTCTCGAAGTTCGAAGAAGACGGCGTGCTCAACGCTGACACCGGTCGCGCCTTCCGCGAAGCGATTCTGGCGCGCGGCGGTTCGCAGGCGCCGATGGTGCTGTTCGTCGACTTCCGTGGCCGTGAGCCGTCGATTGACGCACTCTTGCGCCACAGCGGCCTGAGTGAGGACGCGGCAGCATGA
- a CDS encoding gluconate 2-dehydrogenase subunit 3 family protein, producing MSDEDRDNPRREFLRKSLTLIPVVTLAGTSLGSSVLQAAPEAAPAAPVAQPARAEAGVYQPNYFTAEEWAFINAAVAQLIPSDAQGPGALEAGVPEYIDRQMNTPYAAGALWYMQGPFNADAAPEMGWQSKLVPKEIYRLGIAATDQWAKSLNGKVFAEQDSATRDDLLKQLEAGKPQFDAVPAKIFFNLLLQNTKEGFFCDPIHGGNKGMVGWTMIGFPGARADFMDWVERNEQYPFPAVSIRGERA from the coding sequence ATGTCTGATGAAGATCGAGACAACCCGCGGCGTGAGTTTTTGCGCAAATCCCTGACCTTGATCCCGGTGGTCACCCTGGCTGGCACCAGCCTGGGCAGCAGCGTCCTGCAAGCGGCGCCCGAAGCCGCGCCTGCGGCACCGGTCGCGCAACCCGCTCGCGCTGAAGCCGGCGTGTATCAGCCGAACTACTTCACCGCCGAAGAATGGGCGTTCATCAATGCCGCCGTCGCGCAACTGATCCCCAGTGATGCCCAAGGCCCGGGCGCGCTGGAAGCCGGTGTACCGGAATACATCGACCGCCAGATGAACACGCCGTACGCCGCCGGTGCCCTTTGGTACATGCAAGGCCCGTTCAATGCCGACGCCGCGCCGGAGATGGGCTGGCAGAGCAAACTGGTGCCCAAAGAGATCTATCGCCTCGGCATCGCCGCCACGGATCAGTGGGCAAAATCCCTCAACGGTAAAGTATTTGCTGAGCAAGACAGCGCTACCCGAGACGATTTGCTCAAGCAACTTGAAGCGGGCAAGCCGCAATTCGATGCGGTTCCGGCAAAGATTTTCTTCAACCTGCTGCTGCAAAACACCAAGGAAGGGTTCTTCTGCGACCCGATCCACGGTGGCAACAAAGGCATGGTCGGCTGGACCATGATCGGCTTCCCCGGCGCCCGCGCCGATTTCATGGATTGGGTGGAACGCAACGAGCAATACCCCTTCCCGGCAGTTTCGATTCGCGGCGAGAGGGCGTAA
- a CDS encoding YheV family putative zinc ribbon protein, with protein MSEGPVITKKRFIAGAVCPACSEPDKLMMWNEDSVPHRECVACGYSDTLNEQGLSVPKELGTRVNTSALNKPAPDKTVQAVQFFPNPKLKKKPDQPN; from the coding sequence ATGAGTGAGGGGCCTGTGATTACCAAGAAACGCTTTATCGCCGGGGCTGTGTGCCCGGCGTGCAGCGAGCCGGACAAGTTGATGATGTGGAACGAGGACAGCGTGCCGCACCGTGAATGTGTGGCTTGCGGTTACTCCGACACACTCAACGAGCAAGGTCTTTCGGTACCGAAAGAATTGGGCACGCGGGTCAACACCAGCGCGCTGAACAAACCCGCGCCGGACAAGACCGTGCAGGCCGTGCAGTTTTTTCCCAACCCGAAACTGAAAAAAAAGCCTGACCAGCCCAATTGA
- a CDS encoding dual specificity protein phosphatase family protein, which yields MSQVRFLSVLCLSLFALLPLMPAQAAAGAATGRPADWAQTVEVQYNLFQMSPTLYRSALPDAGAVPLLKNLKVATVINFLPEADSNWLSEPGINQVQLPYRTNHVDDADVLKTLRAIQAAEANGPVLMHCKHGSDRTGLMAAMYRVVIQGWSKEDALSEMTQGGFGDSTHFKDGIRYMMQVDVDKLRTALANGDCSTSAFATCSMKSWFKSAHVE from the coding sequence ATGTCCCAAGTTCGTTTTCTTTCTGTTTTGTGCCTGTCGCTTTTCGCTCTGTTGCCGCTGATGCCAGCCCAGGCTGCTGCCGGCGCCGCCACTGGCCGCCCGGCTGATTGGGCGCAGACGGTCGAAGTGCAATACAACTTGTTCCAGATGTCGCCGACCCTGTACCGCAGCGCTTTGCCTGACGCCGGCGCGGTGCCGCTGCTGAAAAATCTCAAAGTCGCCACGGTGATCAACTTTCTTCCGGAAGCCGATAGCAATTGGCTGTCCGAACCTGGCATCAACCAGGTGCAGTTGCCCTACCGCACCAATCATGTCGACGACGCTGATGTGCTCAAAACCCTGCGTGCGATTCAAGCTGCCGAAGCCAATGGCCCGGTGTTGATGCATTGCAAGCACGGTTCCGACCGCACCGGCCTGATGGCGGCGATGTACCGAGTGGTGATTCAGGGCTGGAGCAAAGAGGATGCCTTGAGCGAAATGACCCAAGGCGGTTTCGGCGACAGTACCCACTTCAAGGACGGTATTCGTTACATGATGCAGGTGGATGTCGACAAATTGCGCACGGCGTTGGCCAATGGCGATTGCAGTACCAGTGCTTTCGCCACCTGCTCGATGAAAAGCTGGTTCAAGTCCGCCCACGTCGAGTGA
- a CDS encoding GMC family oxidoreductase: MATVMKKVDAVIVGFGWTGAIMAKELTEAGLNVLALERGPMQDTYPDGNYPQVIDELTYSVRKKLFQDISKETVTIRHSVNDIALPNRQLGAFLPGNGVGGAGLHWSGVHFRVDPIELRMRSHYEERYGKSFIPKDMTIQDFGVSYEELEPFFDFAEKVFGTSGQAWTVKGQLVGQGKGGNPYAPDRSNPFPLEAQKNTVSAQLFGKAATEVGYKPYNLPSANTSGPYTNPYGAQMGPCNFCGFCSGYVCYMYSKASPNVNILPALKPLPNFELRANAHVLRINLDSTKSKATGVTYIDAQGREIEQPADLVILGAFQLHNVRLMLLSGIGKPYDPITGEGVVGRNFAYQNMATIKAFFDKDTHTNNFIGAGGNGVALDDFNADNFDHGPHGFVGGSPMWVNQAGSRPIAGTSNPPGTPAWGSAWKRATADCYTHQVSMDAHGAHQSYRGNYLDLDPVYRDAYGLPLLRMTFDWQENDIKMNRFMVEKMGKVAEAMGPKAIAVIGKKVGDHFNTASYQTTHLNGGAIMGTDPKTSALNRYLQSWDVHNVFVPGASAFPQGLGYNPTGLVAALTYWSAKAIREQYLKNPGPLVQA, from the coding sequence ATGGCAACGGTAATGAAGAAGGTTGACGCAGTGATCGTCGGTTTCGGCTGGACCGGCGCGATCATGGCCAAGGAATTGACCGAAGCGGGTCTCAACGTGCTGGCGCTGGAGCGCGGGCCGATGCAAGACACCTACCCCGACGGCAACTATCCGCAGGTGATCGACGAACTCACCTACAGCGTGCGGAAAAAACTCTTTCAGGACATCTCCAAAGAAACCGTCACCATCCGCCACAGCGTCAATGACATCGCCCTGCCGAACCGCCAGTTGGGCGCGTTCCTGCCGGGCAATGGGGTCGGCGGTGCCGGCCTGCACTGGTCGGGCGTGCACTTCCGGGTCGACCCGATCGAGTTGCGCATGCGCAGCCACTACGAAGAGCGCTACGGCAAAAGCTTTATCCCCAAGGACATGACCATCCAGGACTTCGGCGTCAGCTATGAAGAGCTGGAGCCGTTTTTCGATTTCGCTGAAAAAGTCTTCGGCACTTCGGGTCAGGCCTGGACCGTTAAAGGCCAACTGGTCGGTCAGGGCAAGGGCGGCAACCCTTACGCGCCTGACCGTTCCAACCCGTTCCCGCTGGAAGCGCAGAAGAATACGGTTTCCGCACAGCTGTTCGGCAAAGCGGCGACAGAAGTCGGCTACAAACCCTACAACCTGCCCTCCGCGAATACGTCGGGGCCTTACACCAACCCTTACGGCGCGCAGATGGGCCCGTGCAACTTCTGCGGTTTCTGCAGCGGTTACGTGTGCTACATGTATTCCAAGGCTTCGCCGAATGTGAATATTCTGCCGGCGCTGAAACCGCTGCCGAATTTCGAGCTGCGCGCCAACGCCCACGTGCTGCGGATCAACCTCGACAGCACGAAAAGCAAAGCCACCGGCGTCACCTACATCGACGCTCAGGGTCGCGAGATCGAGCAACCGGCGGATCTGGTGATCCTCGGCGCGTTCCAGTTGCACAACGTGCGCTTGATGCTGCTTTCAGGCATCGGCAAACCGTACGACCCGATCACCGGCGAAGGCGTGGTCGGGCGTAACTTCGCCTACCAGAACATGGCGACCATCAAGGCGTTCTTCGACAAGGACACCCACACCAACAACTTCATCGGCGCCGGCGGCAACGGTGTGGCGCTGGACGATTTCAACGCCGACAACTTCGACCACGGCCCGCACGGCTTCGTCGGTGGCTCGCCGATGTGGGTCAACCAGGCTGGTAGCCGACCGATTGCCGGCACGTCGAATCCGCCGGGTACACCGGCGTGGGGCAGTGCGTGGAAACGTGCGACCGCCGATTGCTACACCCACCAGGTATCGATGGACGCCCACGGCGCGCATCAGTCCTACCGTGGCAACTACCTCGATCTCGATCCGGTGTACCGCGATGCCTACGGTTTGCCACTGCTGCGGATGACCTTCGACTGGCAGGAAAACGATATCAAGATGAACCGCTTCATGGTCGAGAAAATGGGCAAGGTCGCTGAAGCGATGGGGCCGAAAGCCATTGCGGTGATCGGCAAAAAAGTCGGCGACCACTTCAACACTGCGTCCTACCAGACCACGCACCTTAACGGTGGCGCGATCATGGGCACCGATCCGAAGACCAGCGCGCTGAACCGTTATCTGCAGAGTTGGGACGTACACAACGTCTTCGTGCCGGGTGCCTCGGCATTCCCGCAGGGCCTTGGATACAACCCGACCGGCCTGGTTGCGGCACTGACCTACTGGTCGGCGAAGGCGATCCGCGAGCAATACCTGAAAAACCCCGGCCCGCTGGTTCAGGCTTAA
- a CDS encoding M3 family metallopeptidase, translating into MPPTNPLLQRWQLPAWSDVKAEHLAPAINAIVADNQRIIAEVIATQTDHPNWDDLVVAVAEADARLAETMGIIEVLSTVKTTDIDWIEQSALCSITAARYRVQKAANLELYHTYQRLQQSPIADSFDDFRKASLAKTLRAFRRSGIELPADQRQRLTAINLDIELQEQLFQINLERSNAAWSKQIDQAATLDGLSAALKDRLALNARRTGKSGWLLTLDRNTYEYFMKNARDRSLREEYFRAYCTRASDQGPQALQFDNGPVLQKLLGLRHEKARLLGFESFAHLRLSNHMANSPAQVEHFLKQQIEHNRASLEQDIQALQAFAATQGVAELQAWDFEFFAEQLRQQHSASTLKGLREYFPLDETLRRFCQFNEHLFGIKLAEQQDLSHWHEDVRLLEVSEYDQVMGYIYVDPFHREDAPDFALTNTVRNRRINAEGRPALPIAILHCNFPSATSEHPCLLSHKDLRVLFHEFGHCLQQVLTRSPHHNLSGISQLGRDTGEFAGQLFEQLSLSEELLQWLSVHYKTRAPLSRTRLTSALAAIATHTSRDTATLLLEALFDLELHRSEENGRNAQQCFEAVLQQIPQLQLPAYCRLANSFDYLVTGYEASVYAYKWSGVLASEAFKRFERDGVFNVQTGRELREAFFSGDSTSLFSALKTFMGQPVAADLAAQPD; encoded by the coding sequence ATGCCCCCTACCAATCCCCTGCTACAACGCTGGCAGCTGCCGGCCTGGTCCGACGTGAAGGCCGAGCACCTGGCACCCGCCATCAATGCCATCGTGGCCGATAATCAGCGGATCATCGCCGAAGTGATCGCCACCCAGACCGACCACCCCAATTGGGATGATCTGGTGGTGGCCGTCGCCGAAGCCGACGCACGGCTCGCTGAAACCATGGGCATCATTGAAGTGCTCTCGACCGTCAAAACCACGGACATCGACTGGATAGAGCAAAGCGCCCTGTGCAGCATTACTGCGGCTCGCTATCGGGTGCAGAAGGCTGCGAACCTGGAGCTTTATCACACGTATCAACGTCTGCAGCAGAGCCCGATCGCCGACAGCTTTGATGACTTTCGCAAAGCGTCGCTGGCCAAGACACTGCGCGCTTTTCGTCGGTCGGGCATCGAATTGCCCGCCGATCAGCGACAGCGGTTAACCGCAATAAACCTCGACATCGAGCTTCAGGAGCAATTGTTCCAGATCAATCTGGAGCGCAGCAATGCCGCCTGGAGCAAGCAGATTGACCAGGCGGCGACGCTCGACGGCTTGTCAGCCGCGCTCAAGGATCGACTGGCGCTGAATGCGCGTCGAACGGGAAAAAGCGGTTGGTTGCTGACGCTGGATCGCAACACTTACGAATACTTCATGAAAAATGCGCGAGACCGGAGTTTGCGCGAAGAGTATTTCCGCGCTTATTGCACCCGGGCCTCGGATCAAGGACCGCAGGCTCTTCAGTTCGACAACGGTCCGGTCTTGCAAAAGTTACTCGGGTTACGCCATGAAAAAGCCAGGTTGCTGGGTTTCGAGAGCTTTGCCCATCTGCGGCTTTCGAATCACATGGCCAACTCGCCCGCTCAGGTCGAACATTTTCTAAAGCAGCAGATCGAGCACAATCGCGCATCACTGGAGCAGGACATACAGGCGCTGCAAGCATTCGCCGCAACGCAAGGCGTCGCAGAACTGCAGGCCTGGGATTTCGAGTTTTTTGCTGAGCAATTACGCCAGCAACACTCGGCGAGCACACTGAAAGGACTTCGCGAGTATTTTCCGCTGGATGAAACGCTGCGCCGGTTCTGCCAGTTCAATGAACACCTGTTCGGTATCAAACTGGCAGAGCAGCAAGACCTCAGCCATTGGCACGAGGATGTGCGCCTGTTGGAAGTCAGCGAATACGATCAGGTGATGGGGTACATCTACGTTGATCCGTTTCATCGCGAGGACGCCCCTGACTTTGCCTTGACCAATACCGTGCGCAACCGACGCATCAATGCCGAGGGCCGGCCAGCCCTGCCGATCGCCATCCTCCACTGCAACTTCCCGTCCGCGACCAGCGAGCATCCCTGCCTGCTTTCACATAAAGACCTGCGCGTGCTTTTCCATGAGTTCGGGCATTGCCTGCAACAGGTGCTGACCCGCTCGCCCCATCACAACCTGTCGGGTATCTCGCAACTGGGGCGTGATACGGGCGAGTTCGCCGGGCAACTGTTCGAACAATTAAGTCTTTCAGAGGAGCTGCTTCAGTGGCTGTCAGTACACTACAAAACCCGTGCGCCACTAAGCCGCACACGGCTAACGTCAGCGCTGGCCGCCATCGCCACGCACACCAGTCGCGATACCGCTACGTTGCTGCTTGAGGCTTTATTCGATCTGGAATTGCACCGCAGCGAAGAAAACGGCCGAAACGCGCAACAGTGCTTCGAAGCGGTGCTGCAACAAATACCGCAGCTGCAACTGCCCGCGTATTGCCGCCTTGCCAACAGCTTCGATTATCTGGTGACCGGTTACGAAGCCTCGGTCTACGCCTACAAATGGTCAGGCGTACTGGCCAGCGAAGCGTTCAAGCGCTTTGAGCGAGATGGGGTCTTCAATGTGCAAACCGGCCGGGAACTGCGTGAAGCGTTCTTCTCTGGTGATTCGACTTCGCTGTTCAGCGCGCTGAAAACCTTTATGGGCCAGCCGGTCGCCGCTGATCTGGCAGCGCAACCGGACTGA